The genomic window TTGTTTGTTGAAGTCTTTTGCATCTTTTACGGTCTTAAGTGCACCTTTGTGATACAGGGTGAGAAATTCATCCAAACTTCCTTTTTTGGCTGCTTGGGCTGCCTGCACGAGAAGGTTTTTATTGTAAATTTCGTTCTTTTTACATTTCTCCAAATCGGCCTTGGACATGGAAGTAATCGAAAGGACTTCCGTCATGTAACTGCGGCTTTTTCCAAATAGGTCACCTAACTCCTGGTCCGTATATTGGTAGGAATTTTTTAAAAACAGAAGGGCATCCACTTCTTCATAGGGTGATAAGTTTTCTCTCTGCAGGTTTTCGATGACAGCAAGTTTGTAGATTTCTTTATCGGGTCGGTTTAAGATCTTACACTCAATCTCTGCCCATCCCAAGGATTTGGCAGCATGGTATCGTCTCTCTCCAGCAATGATTTTATAACTGCCTTCTTTTTCCCCTTTGGAGACGATGATGGGTTGTAAAAGGCCATCTGCTTTTAGTGTCTGGGCTAATTCTTCGATCCCTTTTTTTCGTTCCTGTCTCGGTTGGTATTCAGAAGGTTGGATTCTGTCCATACGGATTGTACGAATGGTCCCGTCCAAATTTTCAGCCTGGTAAATGTCGGCGAGAGTTCCTAGGCGTTTACTTTTTAAGCTCACTTAAAACCTCCTCGATAAAACCTTCATACTCTTGGGATTGTCTGGATGACCGATTGTAATCGTAGACGGATTTTTTGGCCAAATGGCTTTCGCCAATTGCAACTCCATCAGAAATCGTATGTTCAAAAATCCTGAAGTACTTTGTGAGGACAGGTAAGATCGTCTTCGTTAATAAAGTTTGGGGTTTTAATTGGGTGATGAGGGCGCCTAAAATTTCTAGGTCAGGGTTGATCCTTTTTTTGATCGAGGAAATGGTTTGTTGTAATCCCATGATCCCATCCATCGAAAATTTTTCTGCCTGAAGTGGGATCAGTACATAATTGGCAGCAACCAGACTGTTGACTGTAAAAATCGAAAGGGAGGGTGGGCAGTCAATGATGACAAAGTCAAAATCCTTAAGTCCGGAAAGTGAGTCTCTGAGGATATAAGGTGCTTCTACCGAGTTCACGGAAACAGTTTCCATTTCCGCTAAACGCATGCTAGATGGAGCAACCCACAAATGCTCGTTATATGCTGGGGCAATGATATCCTTCATATTTGCCGAATTTTGGAATAAGTGGGCAAGGTCCTTTTCGACGGTTTCAGGATTTAAAAAAATTCCAGTAGAATTTGCCTGAGGGTCCATATCGATCAGTAAAGTTTTGAGATTTCGGCGAGCCAATCCCATGGCAAGATTCAAAGAAGTAGTTGTTTTACCCTCTCCGCCTTTCTGATTTGCAACTGCAATGGTGATCATCTATCTCTCTTTTTCCTTCCCAATTGGTATGCTTTCCATTCGAAAATTTGGGATCAATTGAATTTTTGAAAGGGAACAAAAAAAGGGATTTTTGTCCATTTCTACCTTCATTGTCGGACATCCGACATACCAAAAATTAGCAAAAACTATCTCTTCTGTTTCTGTCGGACATCCGACATTCAAATTGGTACGTACTTGACAAAGTGATTAAATTTAAACAGTTTCATAGCATGCCCCCTCATACCGCTTCCTTGTTTGCATCCAGCCAAACAGGCAAAGAATGGATGGAAACGATCCTTCCTTCTTTGTGGGCAGAGTTGTGTACAGAGTTTGGGTTGGCCTCGGGAGTTGTGGTTCTCAAAGCAGAAGACGAAGATTCCTTTTATGAGTCAGCCAGTTTCGGATACGGAGAAGATGGTTTTTATTATTCGTTTTTGAATCGAGGTTCTGCACAATGGGAGACTCTCATGACTTCCAGGGAACCTGTTTTCTTTTCTGGGAAAGAATTTCCTTTATTTGGAAAAACAACAAATGCAATGTCCATCCGAATCGTTGCAAAAGAAAGTATTGGTTTTCTTCTCGTTGAATTTGAAGGAGAAACATCCTTCTCTTTATTTGCTCTCCTTTCGCTTTTTGCAGAAAAAATTGGAAAAGAGTGGAGTGGCAATAAACCCCAAATGCATCGTCTGACTCCAAAAGATTCTGATGTTTCGTATCTCTATTTCAGAGACAAAATTCCCAATCTTGAATCAGCAGTCCATAGGTTCGGATCCGAGAGGTTGGTTTCGATTTTTGGAGCTCCCGGGTCGGGGAAAAAAAGTCTAGCAAAATGGATCCACCAAAACAAGTTTTCGGGTGCTCCCTTTCTCGTTGTAGAATCTGTACCTGATCATTTTGGGAAATTTGAAAAAGCCCTTCAGGAATGGGGAACTGAGTCAAATTTAGGGAGTTTAGTATTTACGAACCCAGAACATTTTTCATTGGGCCAACAACAAATCCTTACGGATTGGTGGGCAAAATCTGGGTTCCAAGGCAATCTTTTTCTCTTGGGAGATTCGAATGGAAGTGGCGAAGTCCTTCCCGAATTTGTCCAATTGTTACGAAAAAATCCAGTGTATTTACCGGCATTAAACCAATTGCCAAAACCTACATTTTCCAAAATCATAGAGTCCATTTTCCAAGAATTGTGCCACGATCAAAATCGTTCCGATCTGACTCTGAGTCCGGCCGGAGAAGAGGAACTTCTCAATCGAAATTATAAAGAAAACTTCGTCGAATTGAGGAGTGCGATTCTTTCTGGAATTTTAACTTGTCGTACCAAAATGGTAGATGTCCCTGATCTTTTGGTCGGCCGGAACCGGATGGATATTGAGATTCCAGATGCAGAAGATTTAGACTTGCGGCGAGGGATAGAAGCCTTAGAAAGGCAGAAGATTCTTTTGGCAATGCGTATCTTTTCGGGAAACCAAATCCGAATGGCAAAGGCATTAGGAATTTCGAGAGGGTCTCTCCAATACAAAATGAAACAACTTGGTTTGATGTAAAGATGGATGATACTGTATACGAAGAACGGAAAACTCCGGCAGGGTTTCTCGTAAAAGTCCGGATTTCCAAACTGACTTACGTCGTTTTTACTGAATCAGGCCCCGAGGTTCCCAAAGGGGCCAAAAATAATTCCATCGTTGTCAACGTCCCGAGAGTGGGTTTTTTTGGGGATGATTTTGACGTTTCCCATTTTCATTTGGGGGAACTTTCCTTCGTCAACGTAAAAGCGGGAAAGATGGTCATTCCATACCAACATGGTTTCTCCAATGAGATCAAAACCATTTATCTGGGTACGGGAAGCCAGAGTGATGTTTTACCCGTTGTCATTTATCACTATAAAAACAAAGAAGATTTGATGGCAGCTTGGGAGCGGGGGGAGCAGGCACAATTTTTGGTTGTCGATGAAGAAATCCCCAGATCGGACATGGTCTCATTCAAAATCCGATACCCGAGTATGAACATCCTAGTGATCAAAAAAAGGATTAATACTTCCGCAGAATCCCTGTCTCCAAAAACCGAAGAATCAAAAGACAAGGGAGTGGTGGATTATGATAAGGTTCGTGCGACAGATGTTGCCAAAAACCAAAACCTAAACACATATAGTGAGAACCCAGTTTTTTTAGCTAGGATCCACCTCCGTGCTATGGAGTTAGATAAAGTAAAACAACTCCTCCTCGATTTCCATTTGTCTTCTGACGACGTTATGTTCATCCGAACCTTTTTGGATGTGATGATCAAAAATGAATATAAGAAACCCGAACTAGACACAGTCAAACCCCAACTCATTGCCATGAACGAAGCTTTTCGATTGGCAGTCTTAATTCTGGAATTCCAAGTGGAAGCTTTCGAAAAAGAATTGGATGGTGGATTTTCAAAAGACATTTCACATATGATTTATGCCCTCTTAGCCAAAGAACAAGACTCGGCCAAAGACCTAGAACACGAAATTGTTTTGTGGGAATGGAAACTCAGGGTCCGTGCATCCCTCTATAAAAAATAAGAAAAAACACTAAAAAATGCTTTATTTTTCTCGAATTTCAGGGAAAACTATGGATATTCATATGGATTTCTTGGGAATAACAGAAAAGTTGGCACAAAAATTGCACAAAACTGCGCCGTTTTTTTGTGCTCTGGTGATAGCCGTTTTTTCCCAAGGATCTTTATCTGCGAATGAATGGGAGGAACCAGTTGTCCTCTTAAACGATCCACTTGTTCCTGCCATTGAACTAAGGGAAGGTGTGATCAGTGAAGTTGAGGTAAGTCCAAACCAAGAGATTGCCATTCCATCGAATCAAAGCGAAGGGCAAAATCTCTTCCAAATTCCAAATGCCCAAGTGGAAAAACAATCGATTCAGTTTTTTACATCCAATCAGATTTCCTTCGCAAATGTTTCACTTCCGGGTGAAAAGGGGATGGGTTCGGCTCATTGCCAAGTTGTACTCGCAAACAGTATAATAGTATCGAGGGAAGCGGAGAATCTACTTGTAAAATCGATTGCCAGCCCAGGACTTTTTGGTTTTCTGGGGATATGTCTCAACCGAAGCGAGTTGCCTTCCAAAAATTTCTCAACGCCATGCGAAAATTGTCTACTGAGGTCAATGACTCTGAGATCTGCAAGCGATTGGAGATTCTCATGGCAACCAGTAAGGACGACCTCCCATTGGCTCACGTCAACCAACTCCTCCAAGAACCAAAAGAATTCGATCCAAAGACAATTCCTGAGCCATACACTCAATACGTCCGACATTTCATCTACATGGTCAAACGGAATGGCCGAATGCCCAGTGACATTCTCTCCAATGAAGAAAATGGCACAGGAGGATCTGGTAATTCTCGCGGGAATCAAAAGGAATCAAAGGTTTCCTCTAAAACCAGTACAAGCGCAAAAAACAAACGATCTGACTCTTCTGGTTCAAAACCTTCGTTTGCTGTAAAAAAAGCTAAAACCACCACCTCTAAATCTAAAAAATAATCCAAACCAAGATCCCTCATGAGACCACCATCTTACGCGTGGTTTCCGTTGCCTTTCCGTCCCTGTGCTCACTACAGGGAGAAAATGCCAAAATTGACAAAAACAAGCACAGTCCTGGGCGACACCCTGGGGAAAGAATATTTGCCTAAAATTAGGCAAATATAGCCGAAATCTACGTCTTAACGGCTCACAGTCACAGGAATTCCCGTTTGAAAGCAAAAGGGTTGTTGGAACCAAGAAAAATTGCCTATATTTAGGCATTTAAATTCGGTGGAATCTGCTGAGTCGAATTGCCCGAAGTTCGGCATACGAATCGGGGCAGAGCATCCCGAGGGACCAACTTTCGGCATCGAGTGTCCTCGAGTGGGCGGCCTTTTGGAAGGGGTGACTCGGTTTCGCCAGCCCGTACTACGGCAATTCCATATTTTGAATTTGCTGCCGGAAACTCGTCAGTCACTCCTTCGTTTTCAGCTCTTATGGGATTGTTTCCTTTCCTTTCCTTTCCGCCCCTTTATGATTACAAGCTTCCCCTGAAGGTTTGGTGACCAAATTCGGTCATTTCCTAGTAAAGGAGAGGCGATGAACAAATCGGCCAGAGGGAAACTTTTGTCCGCATTCTAGCCCAAATATTGAAGTGAACTTTCGTAACTTAGCCGTGTTTTTCCAGACCAAAGGAAAAGGAATCCAAAAAGCAAATTACCCATTTTATCAGATAAAACATTCTCAATTGCCGAAAGATAGGCATTTAGGACTAAAAATCTGCCCAGAGCGAGGCATTTCCCCCTTGGGCCCCACCTTTGTTCCCAGGCCAAATTCCTTCTTTTTTTTGCACCAAAAAGAACAAATAAGCTGCCAATATGTCATGTGTAGCCCGATTTCATCTGCATGCAAATTTGGCAGAAAAGCGAATATTGGTTGCCTGAGGGGCAACTCCTCCTCATCTTTCCTTGGTATGGCAGAAACAATACGGTTAAGGGTGAAATGTCACGCCTGCTCTAATGTAATCGAAGGTACGGCCAAATACGGCTCAGGTCACTTTGTGCCAGAGGGTGTTGTGTTTGAATTTGTGGCAGTTGGGAAAGTAGAAGGTGCAAAAGGCCGTCGCGTAAAGGCAGAAGTCACTTGCACATGCCCCAATTGTGGAGTAAAATGCAAATACAATGTTTAATGCACAATATTAAGCCATTATATGCTCTTTAATTCGGCACTATTTGGTGTGTTTTTGGCAATCACGATTGTTCTATGGCATCTTCTTGCAAATTGGCTGCACATATTTAGTCAAATAAATGCACAAAATAAATCAATATATAGATCATTTAAAGTTTTTTATCTGTTGATAATTAGTCTTTTATTTTACAGTTTTTGGAACAAAAATTACTTAATATTAATCATTTGGATTGCTCTGGTTGACTTTCTTGTGACTCGAGCGATCCACAGCGCCAAATCGGCCCGATTTCGCCTTTTCTTTTTGTCACTTTCTCTAGCAAATAGCCTTGGGTTACTGGTATTCTTAAAATATGGGCATTTTATAGCTGAAAATTGGGCAAATATGATCGGATCTCCACAGGGTTCAGGGACTTTTTGGAGCCAGTGGCTCTTACCCGTTGGAATTTCCTTTTATACCTTCCAGTCGATTTCTTATGTAGTGGATGTCTACCAGGGGGAATTGGTTCCGGAGAGGAAATTTTCATCCTACCTTCTGTTTCTCAGTTTTTTCCCACAGTTAGTAGCGGGTCCCATTGTCACGGCAAAGTCTTTTTTACCACAGATCAGGAGGCCACTCCATTTCCTTCGGATCCCCTTTTTATTCGGGACATTTTTAATTCTACTCGGTCTGTTTAAGAAA from Leptospira paudalimensis includes these protein-coding regions:
- a CDS encoding ParB/RepB/Spo0J family partition protein, encoding MSLKSKRLGTLADIYQAENLDGTIRTIRMDRIQPSEYQPRQERKKGIEELAQTLKADGLLQPIIVSKGEKEGSYKIIAGERRYHAAKSLGWAEIECKILNRPDKEIYKLAVIENLQRENLSPYEEVDALLFLKNSYQYTDQELGDLFGKSRSYMTEVLSITSMSKADLEKCKKNEIYNKNLLVQAAQAAKKGSLDEFLTLYHKGALKTVKDAKDFNKQVKTGDGTNQKSSPLSGYKIRRTSSGIQIQSEDEILLGDIYKFIRKELSKKYGDSA
- a CDS encoding ParA family protein; translated protein: MITIAVANQKGGEGKTTTSLNLAMGLARRNLKTLLIDMDPQANSTGIFLNPETVEKDLAHLFQNSANMKDIIAPAYNEHLWVAPSSMRLAEMETVSVNSVEAPYILRDSLSGLKDFDFVIIDCPPSLSIFTVNSLVAANYVLIPLQAEKFSMDGIMGLQQTISSIKKRINPDLEILGALITQLKPQTLLTKTILPVLTKYFRIFEHTISDGVAIGESHLAKKSVYDYNRSSRQSQEYEGFIEEVLSELKK
- a CDS encoding helix-turn-helix domain-containing protein, which translates into the protein MPPHTASLFASSQTGKEWMETILPSLWAELCTEFGLASGVVVLKAEDEDSFYESASFGYGEDGFYYSFLNRGSAQWETLMTSREPVFFSGKEFPLFGKTTNAMSIRIVAKESIGFLLVEFEGETSFSLFALLSLFAEKIGKEWSGNKPQMHRLTPKDSDVSYLYFRDKIPNLESAVHRFGSERLVSIFGAPGSGKKSLAKWIHQNKFSGAPFLVVESVPDHFGKFEKALQEWGTESNLGSLVFTNPEHFSLGQQQILTDWWAKSGFQGNLFLLGDSNGSGEVLPEFVQLLRKNPVYLPALNQLPKPTFSKIIESIFQELCHDQNRSDLTLSPAGEEELLNRNYKENFVELRSAILSGILTCRTKMVDVPDLLVGRNRMDIEIPDAEDLDLRRGIEALERQKILLAMRIFSGNQIRMAKALGISRGSLQYKMKQLGLM
- a CDS encoding phosphatidylinositol phospholipase, which encodes MSQPKRVAFQKFLNAMRKLSTEVNDSEICKRLEILMATSKDDLPLAHVNQLLQEPKEFDPKTIPEPYTQYVRHFIYMVKRNGRMPSDILSNEENGTGGSGNSRGNQKESKVSSKTSTSAKNKRSDSSGSKPSFAVKKAKTTTSKSKK